The candidate division WOR-3 bacterium genome includes a window with the following:
- the ptsP gene encoding phosphoenolpyruvate--protein phosphotransferase yields the protein MMHKRERIFRGIPVSGGFARGRAFRYQQYLPRLEERILKPEQVSMEVARFKSAVATAEKDLRRLHSQVKQEMGRDFADFIDVQLSLLTDEEVLKETERLIRENLRNAEFAYAQTLKNLAGPVRGAKLQVFRERFVDIADVSGRVLSVLMGDDLPSIHTLEPGSVIVARELPPSEAALLDPAKVAGLVLEGGGKTSHTAIMAKAKEIPAVFGVDAISKQVNDGEEVLVDGYRGLAILNPSQNRLKTYETEIKRYHQHRASLKALREEEPVTPDGRMIDLSANVEFLIEAKLAKENGARGIGLFRTEYMYLAKRRPPTEAEQLEIFLEVAQLFQPFPVIIRTFDLGGDKVIPGYTEANPFLGWRAIRFCLDDLSLFKTQLRAILRASVLHNIKIMFPMIATIEELRRAKLLVQDVKKELRREGFDFDENLEIGVMVETPAAALLAEQLARECRFLSIGSNDLTQYTLAVDRGNERVAKLFDHFHPAVLQLIKKTIDAAHQQGIWVGMCGEFAADPLGIVLLLGMGVDEISVVPGMIPEAKQVIRTIDTGVALEVAQEALKLSTALEVERLLQRELHRRFPKLVRSLFAVKGVGGE from the coding sequence ATGATGCATAAGCGGGAGAGGATTTTTCGCGGGATTCCAGTTTCCGGTGGATTTGCGAGGGGACGGGCTTTTCGCTATCAGCAGTATCTTCCTAGGCTTGAGGAACGAATTCTCAAGCCAGAACAGGTTTCTATGGAGGTGGCACGGTTTAAGTCTGCAGTTGCCACGGCAGAAAAGGACCTGCGACGGCTCCACAGTCAGGTCAAACAGGAAATGGGTAGGGATTTTGCCGATTTTATTGATGTCCAGCTGAGCCTTTTGACCGATGAGGAGGTGTTAAAAGAAACGGAGCGTTTAATCAGGGAGAATTTGCGTAACGCCGAATTTGCCTATGCGCAGACACTCAAGAACCTTGCCGGTCCTGTAAGAGGGGCAAAACTCCAGGTTTTTCGAGAAAGGTTCGTTGATATTGCCGATGTTTCTGGAAGGGTTTTAAGTGTGCTTATGGGTGATGACTTGCCTTCAATCCATACCCTTGAGCCGGGTTCGGTCATTGTTGCCCGTGAGTTGCCCCCATCAGAGGCGGCACTTTTAGACCCGGCAAAGGTCGCTGGGTTGGTTCTGGAGGGGGGAGGGAAAACATCCCATACCGCGATTATGGCGAAGGCTAAGGAGATTCCAGCAGTTTTTGGAGTAGATGCGATTTCAAAACAGGTTAATGATGGGGAGGAGGTGCTGGTGGATGGTTATCGCGGTCTGGCGATTCTCAATCCTTCCCAGAACCGGCTCAAGACTTACGAAACCGAGATCAAGCGTTATCACCAGCACCGAGCATCACTCAAGGCGCTGAGAGAGGAGGAGCCGGTAACACCTGACGGCAGGATGATAGACCTTTCTGCCAATGTGGAGTTTTTGATTGAGGCAAAACTGGCAAAGGAGAATGGTGCAAGGGGTATTGGACTTTTCCGCACCGAATATATGTATCTGGCAAAGCGCCGTCCCCCAACCGAAGCCGAGCAGCTGGAGATTTTCCTTGAGGTGGCGCAACTGTTCCAACCCTTTCCGGTTATCATCAGGACATTTGACCTTGGGGGGGACAAAGTAATCCCGGGTTATACTGAGGCAAACCCTTTTTTAGGGTGGCGGGCGATAAGGTTCTGTCTTGATGACCTGAGCCTGTTTAAGACCCAGTTGCGGGCGATTCTGCGGGCATCAGTTCTACATAACATCAAAATTATGTTTCCGATGATAGCAACGATTGAGGAGCTACGTCGGGCAAAACTATTGGTTCAAGATGTTAAAAAGGAGTTGAGAAGGGAAGGGTTTGATTTTGACGAGAACCTGGAAATAGGAGTAATGGTGGAAACCCCGGCCGCCGCCCTTCTGGCAGAGCAACTCGCCCGGGAGTGCAGGTTTTTGTCTATCGGCTCAAACGACCTTACTCAATATACGCTGGCGGTTGATCGGGGTAATGAGCGGGTGGCGAAGCTCTTTGACCATTTCCATCCAGCGGTCTTGCAGTTAATCAAAAAGACGATTGATGCTGCACATCAACAGGGTATCTGGGTTGGTATGTGCGGTGAGTTTGCCGCTGACCCGCTCGGGATTGTTTTGCTTTTGGGAATGGGGGTGGATGAGATTTCGGTTGTGCCGGGGATGATTCCTGAGGCAAAGCAGGTGATCAGGACAATTGATACCGGTGTTGCCCTTGAGGTGGCGCAGGAGGCTTTGAAGTTATCAACCGCCTTAGAGGTTGAGCGGTTATTACAGCGGGAGTTGCATCGTCGTTTCCCCAAGCTGGTGCGTTCACTTTTTGCTGTTAAAGGGGTTGGCGGTGAATAG
- a CDS encoding Ig-like domain-containing protein: protein MSCKHPLGINHPPVINSISGADYVGVNGSITLTCYASDPDNDPLDYNWTCTNGTFSSSSGQTITWYAPSASGSATVTVTVTDGRGGSDTRSKTITVQRVTTTLIDWDGQILAGYYIYWTQDLASGYTVSGNFWVDNYDINFLILDAANYENWRNNRSYNYVVRVLRSSGSSFSATITTSGTYYIILDNTFSLFTDKFAHLFLEKTSP from the coding sequence TTGAGCTGTAAGCATCCTCTTGGAATTAATCATCCTCCAGTAATTAACTCTATTTCTGGTGCCGATTATGTTGGTGTTAACGGCTCAATCACTTTAACTTGCTATGCCAGTGACCCTGATAACGACCCGCTTGACTACAACTGGACTTGCACAAACGGGACGTTTTCATCTTCTTCCGGTCAGACAATTACATGGTATGCTCCTTCTGCTTCGGGTAGCGCAACTGTTACGGTCACAGTTACTGATGGGCGCGGTGGCTCTGACACACGAAGCAAAACGATAACTGTCCAACGCGTCACTACCACACTGATAGATTGGGATGGGCAAATTTTAGCAGGCTATTATATTTATTGGACTCAGGATTTGGCATCGGGGTATACAGTATCCGGTAACTTCTGGGTTGACAATTATGACATCAACTTTCTGATTCTGGATGCCGCTAACTATGAGAACTGGCGAAATAATCGGTCCTACAATTATGTAGTAAGGGTTTTGCGTTCTTCCGGTTCATCTTTTTCTGCAACGATAACAACAAGCGGTACCTACTACATTATCTTGGACAACACCTTCAGCCTGTTTACTGATAAATTCGCCCACCTTTTCTTGGAGAAAACTTCACCATAG
- a CDS encoding carbon starvation protein A — translation MAFLIFVLAVVWFFLMYRIYGGFLSRRVFKLDDSRQTPAHTLRDDRDYVPSNRWVVWGHNFTSIAGLGPIVGPAIGVIWGWVPALLWITLGTVFFGGVHDFSSLVLSIRNKGLSIGEITTRVIGKRAKFLFMAIIFLEVWVVIAIFAMIMGILFKMYPSSVFPVWMEIPIALTLSYMVFKKGKSLELWSWIALLAMYATVALGVLIPLSIPGSNAVVIWIVILMVYAYVASILPVETLLQPRDYINSHELMVAGLLIFAGAVAAFIRDPGHLGFVAPAFNLSARGAPPVWPFLFVTIACGAISGFHSLVTSGTASKQINKESDARLVGYGGMIAEGILATLVLLAVGAGFGAIGKGLEAGMAAWSQHYSDWSSASGMAANLKAFVTGASNMMGYIFGNGRYVRELMMTIMGVFIVSFAGTTIDTAARIQRYIVQEFGRSAGLNFITGKHIATLIAVGSAFGLAMVKPGGQGALILWPLFGTINQLLAGLALVVVTLYLTFKKSKPLVAAIPTLFLVVMTSWAMVKNIQDYARTHNWLLFSVGWIVFALMVWLVIEAIIALIKGFKTKPHLD, via the coding sequence ATGGCATTTTTAATATTTGTCCTGGCTGTTGTTTGGTTTTTCCTGATGTATCGGATTTACGGCGGGTTTCTGTCCAGGCGGGTTTTTAAACTTGATGATTCCCGGCAGACACCGGCACACACCTTGAGGGATGACCGTGATTATGTGCCGAGCAACCGCTGGGTTGTCTGGGGTCATAACTTCACCTCCATTGCCGGTCTTGGTCCGATTGTCGGTCCTGCGATTGGTGTCATCTGGGGCTGGGTGCCAGCCCTGCTCTGGATAACATTGGGAACGGTTTTCTTTGGCGGGGTTCACGATTTTTCCTCGCTGGTTCTGTCAATCAGAAACAAGGGGCTTTCCATCGGTGAAATCACCACCCGGGTAATCGGCAAGAGGGCAAAGTTTCTTTTTATGGCGATAATCTTCCTTGAGGTCTGGGTGGTTATTGCCATCTTTGCAATGATTATGGGGATTCTTTTCAAGATGTATCCCAGTTCGGTTTTCCCGGTCTGGATGGAGATACCGATTGCACTGACTCTGTCCTATATGGTTTTCAAGAAGGGTAAAAGCCTGGAACTTTGGTCCTGGATTGCACTCCTGGCGATGTATGCCACCGTGGCTTTGGGTGTTTTGATTCCCTTGAGTATTCCCGGCAGCAATGCGGTTGTCATCTGGATTGTGATTCTGATGGTCTATGCCTATGTTGCCTCAATTTTGCCGGTGGAAACCCTCCTGCAGCCAAGGGATTACATCAACTCCCATGAGTTGATGGTTGCCGGGCTCTTGATTTTTGCCGGCGCGGTTGCCGCCTTCATCCGCGACCCTGGTCATCTTGGCTTTGTTGCCCCTGCCTTCAATCTCTCTGCAAGGGGTGCACCACCGGTCTGGCCATTTCTTTTTGTTACGATTGCCTGCGGTGCCATCTCCGGTTTCCATTCCCTGGTTACCTCAGGCACCGCATCTAAACAGATTAACAAAGAGAGTGATGCCCGATTGGTCGGTTATGGCGGAATGATTGCTGAGGGCATTCTTGCTACCTTGGTTTTACTTGCGGTTGGCGCCGGTTTCGGTGCTATCGGTAAAGGATTGGAAGCGGGTATGGCGGCCTGGTCACAACATTATTCAGACTGGTCTTCAGCAAGCGGGATGGCGGCAAATCTCAAGGCTTTTGTTACCGGTGCATCAAATATGATGGGTTATATCTTTGGCAATGGCAGATATGTCCGCGAACTGATGATGACGATAATGGGTGTTTTTATCGTTTCCTTTGCCGGCACCACGATTGACACCGCAGCAAGAATCCAGCGTTATATTGTTCAGGAGTTTGGCAGGAGTGCGGGCTTGAATTTTATCACCGGCAAGCATATTGCGACCTTGATTGCGGTTGGTTCGGCGTTTGGTCTGGCAATGGTCAAGCCTGGTGGTCAGGGTGCGTTAATCCTCTGGCCGCTCTTTGGCACTATCAATCAGCTCCTTGCCGGTCTCGCTTTGGTTGTTGTTACCCTTTATCTGACATTCAAAAAGTCAAAGCCATTGGTGGCAGCGATTCCAACACTCTTTCTCGTTGTAATGACCTCCTGGGCGATGGTGAAAAACATCCAGGATTATGCCCGCACTCACAACTGGCTTTTGTTCAGCGTTGGCTGGATTGTTTTTGCCTTAATGGTCTGGCTGGTGATTGAGGCGATAATTGCGCTCATTAAGGGTTTCAAGACCAAGCCTCATCTTGATTGA
- a CDS encoding cytidine/deoxycytidylate deaminase family protein, producing the protein MKAKGKKVKRKGWDDYFLAIARLVAERSTCLRRKVGAVLVRDKRILCTGYNGAPHGLPHCDKAGCLRAKLHIPAGERIEICRGIHAEQNTLVQAAAFGIGVSGATLYCTHAPCITCAKMLINAGIREFVIAEDYPDSFARQFLKEAGVKVRKV; encoded by the coding sequence ATGAAGGCAAAGGGCAAAAAGGTAAAACGCAAAGGCTGGGATGACTATTTCCTTGCCATTGCCCGTTTAGTGGCTGAGCGTTCAACCTGTCTGCGCCGGAAGGTTGGTGCGGTCTTGGTGCGGGACAAACGCATTCTCTGCACCGGTTATAACGGCGCGCCGCACGGACTACCTCACTGCGATAAAGCCGGGTGTCTGCGAGCAAAGTTGCACATTCCTGCAGGCGAGCGGATTGAAATCTGCCGGGGTATCCATGCAGAACAGAATACGCTGGTGCAGGCGGCAGCGTTTGGAATCGGAGTTTCAGGAGCAACCCTTTACTGCACCCATGCACCCTGTATTACCTGCGCCAAGATGCTGATTAATGCTGGTATCAGGGAGTTTGTTATTGCGGAGGATTATCCTGACAGTTTTGCCCGCCAATTCTTGAAAGAGGCAGGGGTGAAGGTGCGCAAGGTTTAG
- a CDS encoding M14 family zinc carboxypeptidase — translation MKRLVWVLFLVGLVGAGKGPMTEDREPSSIFGLRSSLRELKVKVFCPRVQLDRVAKDVLEFYEVKDDYFIGAVKERAYQKLLSLGYKVEVLVSDMEAEANRNCPKDDFGRYHSYQEIMDTFALIASTYPEICLLDTIAVSPTGKYVIALKITKDPTLENHRPRLEWDGTTHGNENIGTEICFFFVRQLTENYGSDSLITYLVNNREIWIIPCVNPEGLINRTRGNSNGIDLNRDYGYAWNEESGADVPWSQPEIRGFRNFFQNRPFVMTMTYHSGTRAVMWPWSYSRIATYDSVAHSQLCQQYGSITGYPAYQISRGLYECQGTSTDFYYGAEGALGFAAEVANGQPPPQSEIDTICRANWTASKQWMIKGGYGLRGQITDSITGMPVKRALVISDPTNWMVYTDTCGWFFKYVVPGTYALKVIADGYQTRTINNIVVPNDTFVVVNVALKPDTTAPITGYKVTTWICKSPTGAGNTMGLFGLFRRDDRSFTLTARGTAVIEMGTGIINGPGTDFTVYSTSNKPCSVLVSTEWNGPWSFCAYGSGNIACDLADAGVSLANFIRLVDCGQSYDLDAIEGTIINAPALILQSQTVIDSPPGGNGDGRFDPGENVDLVIALRNAGRVAADGISAVLRTLDQFVSVLDSTAEFGDILPDSAKSNFSDRFRVMAARETPREHSAEMWLYLSGTNYSDSIRFRMVVGELRMIDPIPDNSEPTLYWAYDEVDTLYPEHPEFEWVEIRNLGTRLSLTDDQTRVIGLPANFGPFIFYGQSYNRISICSNGWIAPDSTGSASPNNTTFPNTNMPAIIAANWDDLYPPTGNGVWYYYDTANHRFIVEWDSVHYYNPRSQWEKFEIILYDTTLASEDGNSKFLFQYLTANQPGTSATIGMQDHTRSKFIQVLCNGSYHRAASPWISGHAIKFSTDTPTGIKDKDLGQGFSALILTSTCPVTTTSVNLSYSLPKADFASLVIYDRCGRVVHRFDLGKQDAGRYQINWNLTDSKGMRLSEGIYWARLLTGKAQATVKLVVVR, via the coding sequence GTGAAAAGGTTGGTTTGGGTTTTATTTCTTGTCGGTCTGGTAGGTGCAGGCAAAGGACCGATGACCGAGGACCGAGAACCATCTTCTATCTTCGGTCTTCGGTCTTCCCTAAGGGAGCTGAAGGTCAAGGTCTTTTGCCCGCGGGTCCAACTGGACCGGGTTGCCAAGGATGTGCTTGAGTTCTATGAGGTGAAGGATGATTATTTTATCGGTGCGGTTAAGGAAAGGGCATATCAAAAACTTTTGAGTCTGGGCTATAAGGTTGAGGTTCTGGTTTCTGATATGGAGGCGGAGGCGAACAGAAACTGCCCGAAGGATGATTTTGGCAGGTATCACTCCTATCAGGAGATTATGGACACATTTGCCCTGATTGCCAGTACCTATCCGGAGATTTGCCTTTTGGACACGATTGCGGTTTCGCCAACCGGGAAGTATGTGATTGCCCTAAAGATTACCAAAGACCCGACACTGGAAAATCACCGCCCCAGACTGGAATGGGATGGGACAACCCATGGCAATGAGAACATCGGCACCGAGATATGCTTTTTCTTTGTCAGGCAGTTGACCGAAAATTACGGGTCAGACAGTCTGATTACCTATCTGGTGAATAACAGGGAAATCTGGATTATCCCCTGTGTCAACCCTGAAGGTCTGATAAACCGGACAAGGGGCAACTCCAATGGGATTGACCTGAACCGTGACTATGGCTATGCCTGGAATGAGGAGTCAGGGGCAGATGTGCCCTGGAGCCAGCCCGAGATCAGGGGTTTCAGGAATTTCTTTCAGAACCGCCCTTTTGTGATGACAATGACCTATCACAGCGGCACCCGTGCGGTGATGTGGCCCTGGAGTTATTCGCGCATCGCCACCTATGACAGTGTTGCCCATTCCCAGCTCTGCCAGCAATATGGCAGTATCACCGGCTATCCGGCATATCAGATCTCCCGGGGTCTTTATGAGTGTCAGGGGACATCAACCGACTTTTATTACGGCGCAGAGGGGGCTTTGGGCTTTGCCGCTGAGGTTGCCAATGGTCAGCCGCCACCACAGAGTGAGATTGACACCATCTGCCGGGCAAACTGGACCGCAAGCAAACAGTGGATGATAAAGGGCGGTTATGGTCTGCGCGGGCAGATTACCGATTCCATAACAGGAATGCCGGTGAAAAGGGCGCTGGTTATCTCTGACCCGACAAACTGGATGGTCTATACCGATACCTGCGGCTGGTTTTTCAAATATGTGGTTCCGGGAACATATGCGCTCAAGGTGATTGCTGATGGTTATCAGACCAGGACGATAAACAATATCGTTGTGCCGAACGATACATTTGTTGTGGTGAATGTGGCGCTGAAGCCGGATACAACCGCGCCGATAACCGGTTACAAGGTAACAACCTGGATTTGCAAAAGTCCGACCGGCGCGGGCAACACGATGGGGCTTTTTGGTCTTTTCCGGCGGGATGACCGGTCGTTCACTTTGACTGCAAGGGGAACTGCGGTGATTGAGATGGGCACCGGGATAATCAACGGTCCGGGCACAGATTTTACTGTTTATTCCACAAGTAATAAGCCCTGTTCGGTCTTAGTTTCAACCGAATGGAATGGACCCTGGAGTTTCTGTGCGTACGGGAGCGGTAATATCGCCTGCGATTTGGCTGATGCCGGGGTAAGTCTGGCAAACTTTATCCGGCTTGTTGACTGCGGGCAGAGTTATGACCTGGATGCGATTGAAGGAACGATTATCAATGCCCCGGCACTGATTTTACAGTCCCAGACCGTGATTGATTCGCCGCCTGGGGGTAATGGTGATGGCAGGTTTGACCCGGGTGAGAATGTGGATTTGGTAATTGCCTTGAGGAACGCTGGCAGGGTTGCAGCAGATGGTATTAGCGCGGTTCTACGAACCCTTGACCAGTTCGTGTCGGTCCTGGACTCAACCGCTGAATTTGGCGATATTTTGCCCGATTCGGCGAAGAGCAACTTTTCTGACCGGTTCAGGGTTATGGCAGCCCGCGAGACCCCACGCGAGCACAGTGCTGAGATGTGGCTTTACCTCTCGGGCACCAATTATTCAGACAGCATCAGGTTCAGAATGGTGGTAGGCGAGTTGAGGATGATTGACCCGATTCCGGACAACTCTGAGCCAACGCTTTACTGGGCTTATGATGAGGTTGACACATTATATCCAGAGCATCCTGAGTTTGAATGGGTGGAAATCAGAAATCTTGGCACCAGGCTCAGCCTGACCGATGACCAGACCAGGGTTATAGGTCTGCCAGCAAACTTTGGACCGTTTATCTTCTATGGACAGAGTTATAACCGGATTTCAATCTGCTCCAATGGCTGGATTGCACCAGATTCAACCGGCAGTGCGAGTCCGAATAATACTACTTTCCCCAATACCAATATGCCGGCAATTATTGCTGCAAACTGGGATGACCTGTACCCACCAACAGGGAACGGAGTATGGTATTATTACGATACCGCAAATCACCGGTTCATTGTTGAGTGGGATTCGGTCCATTACTACAACCCGCGTAGCCAGTGGGAGAAGTTTGAGATAATCCTTTACGACACCACGCTTGCAAGCGAGGATGGCAACTCCAAGTTCCTGTTCCAGTATCTGACAGCGAATCAACCAGGAACATCGGCAACAATCGGTATGCAGGACCATACGCGCAGCAAATTCATTCAGGTTCTCTGCAACGGCTCTTATCATCGGGCAGCATCACCCTGGATTTCCGGTCATGCGATAAAGTTTTCAACCGACACCCCTACCGGTATCAAAGACAAAGATTTAGGTCAAGGATTCTCAGCCTTAATCCTAACCTCAACCTGTCCTGTAACGACAACCTCTGTTAACCTCTCCTACTCATTACCAAAAGCTGATTTTGCCAGTCTGGTGATATACGACCGGTGCGGCAGAGTTGTGCACAGGTTTGATTTGGGTAAACAAGATGCGGGGAGGTATCAGATTAACTGGAACCTGACCGATTCTAAGGGGATGAGGTTAAGTGAAGGTATTTACTGGGCAAGATTACTCACCGGTAAAGCCCAGGCAACGGTAAAACTGGTGGTGGTGCGCTGA
- a CDS encoding DMT family transporter → MPVNFPFFGETLALLCALFWAFAVILFKKSGETAHPLGLNLFKNLLALILFIPTLLILKEPLIPRMRFCEFARFFASGILGMAVGDTLFFMSLNRIGAGLSAIVGYMYSPLLISLSLIFLKESLTPLQILGIALILFALFLTSQIRVPQNIPRKTLFIGIILGVLSTLATAVSIILIKPLLAQTSLLWATAFRLLAGLMGVFFFILILPERKRVLASAFIKKGLGYAIGGTVLGTYIALTIWLGGMKFTLVSVAAPLNQLSNIFIFILSALILKEPVNFRRAIAIISAFTGALLVFIG, encoded by the coding sequence GTGCCGGTCAATTTCCCCTTTTTCGGCGAGACCCTTGCCCTCCTCTGCGCCCTTTTCTGGGCTTTTGCCGTTATCCTCTTCAAAAAGAGCGGCGAAACCGCGCACCCGCTCGGGCTGAACCTCTTCAAAAACCTCCTCGCGCTCATCCTTTTCATCCCGACGCTTTTAATCCTCAAAGAGCCCTTAATACCCCGAATGCGTTTTTGTGAATTCGCCCGGTTTTTTGCAAGCGGCATCCTCGGAATGGCGGTTGGTGATACCCTCTTCTTTATGAGCCTGAACCGAATCGGTGCCGGTCTTTCTGCGATTGTTGGCTATATGTACAGCCCTTTACTCATCTCCCTTTCCCTTATTTTCCTGAAAGAGAGCCTGACCCCGCTCCAGATTCTGGGGATAGCCCTTATCCTTTTCGCCCTGTTTTTGACCAGCCAGATAAGGGTGCCGCAAAACATCCCTCGGAAAACGCTTTTTATCGGCATCATCCTTGGCGTTCTGTCAACCTTAGCAACCGCAGTTAGTATCATCTTGATTAAACCGCTCCTTGCCCAAACATCGCTCCTATGGGCGACCGCATTTCGCCTCCTTGCCGGCTTGATGGGCGTCTTTTTCTTTATCCTGATTTTGCCCGAGCGCAAAAGGGTTCTTGCCTCTGCCTTTATCAAAAAGGGTCTTGGTTACGCTATCGGTGGAACCGTTCTTGGCACCTATATCGCTTTGACCATCTGGCTTGGTGGGATGAAGTTCACTTTAGTTTCGGTTGCGGCACCCCTGAACCAGTTGAGCAATATCTTCATTTTTATCCTTTCCGCGCTGATTCTCAAGGAGCCGGTCAATTTCCGGCGCGCAATTGCGATAATCAGCGCCTTTACCGGTGCGCTTTTGGTCTTTATCGGCTAA
- the citF gene encoding citrate lyase subunit alpha encodes MNLVPNALGRLVPTEVNGRPAVPFPGVDLFRPSGRKAAPKIPTTLDYPEDGNKVVPDLRTALEKCGIRDGMTISTHHHFREGDTLALQLFDICAEMGLKDLVWFPSAAFPCHAPLIKHLDSGVIHHIEGSLNGPLGDYCTKGRMRGLGVLRSHGGRAQAIQDGEVHIDIAVLAAPTADCFGNANAVQGDAACGVLGYALADAIYADKTIIVTNNLVPFPCMPIEISGSYVDYVVVQDVIGDPKKIVAGTTEITRSPDRLYISELVARFIRDSGIMRDGFSFQAGAGGISLAFAVYLAEMMKEANVKASWIHGGTNRFLVKMLEEGLTRALIDGQAFDLEAVRSIGVNRNHIGTSPLISYNHHSKGNFINLLDVAVLGATEVDLNFNANVVTHSDGRLLHGIGGWQNCLYAKCVILAMPAVRDRIPVIVDEVTTLCGPGEMIDVVVTELGIAINPKRQDLLAAVKGKGLPLKSLEEMKAEVERLCGRPKKPERSSKVVAVVKWVDGTVLDSVFQILDKA; translated from the coding sequence GTGAATTTGGTCCCGAATGCCTTAGGCAGGCTTGTCCCAACTGAAGTCAATGGCAGACCCGCGGTACCTTTTCCAGGGGTTGACCTTTTCCGTCCATCAGGCAGAAAGGCAGCACCCAAAATTCCCACCACCCTTGATTACCCTGAGGATGGCAACAAGGTTGTACCTGACCTCCGCACCGCGCTTGAGAAGTGCGGCATCAGGGATGGGATGACCATCTCCACCCATCACCACTTCCGGGAAGGTGACACCCTGGCACTGCAACTTTTTGACATCTGTGCGGAGATGGGGCTTAAGGATCTGGTCTGGTTTCCTTCTGCCGCCTTTCCCTGCCATGCGCCCCTGATTAAACATCTTGACAGCGGGGTGATTCATCATATTGAGGGCAGTTTGAACGGACCATTAGGTGATTATTGTACCAAGGGCAGGATGCGCGGACTTGGTGTCTTGCGCTCGCATGGGGGCAGGGCGCAGGCGATTCAGGATGGCGAGGTTCATATTGACATTGCGGTCTTGGCAGCACCGACTGCGGACTGTTTTGGCAATGCCAATGCGGTTCAAGGGGATGCGGCGTGCGGGGTGTTGGGTTATGCGCTGGCAGATGCGATTTATGCAGACAAAACCATCATCGTTACCAATAACCTTGTGCCTTTTCCCTGTATGCCGATAGAGATATCCGGGAGTTATGTTGACTATGTGGTTGTCCAGGATGTAATCGGTGACCCCAAAAAAATTGTTGCCGGCACAACCGAAATCACCCGCTCACCCGACCGGCTTTATATTTCTGAACTGGTTGCCCGCTTTATCCGCGATTCGGGCATTATGCGCGACGGCTTCAGTTTTCAGGCGGGCGCGGGTGGGATTTCACTTGCATTTGCGGTCTACCTTGCCGAGATGATGAAGGAGGCTAATGTCAAGGCAAGCTGGATTCATGGCGGGACCAACCGCTTCTTGGTGAAGATGCTTGAAGAAGGTCTAACCAGAGCGTTAATTGACGGCCAGGCTTTTGACCTGGAGGCGGTGCGTTCAATCGGTGTAAACAGAAACCACATCGGCACCAGCCCTTTAATCAGTTACAATCACCACTCTAAGGGTAACTTCATCAACCTGTTGGATGTGGCTGTCCTTGGTGCCACCGAGGTGGATTTGAACTTTAATGCCAATGTTGTCACCCATTCGGATGGCAGGCTTTTACACGGCATCGGTGGCTGGCAGAACTGCCTTTATGCCAAATGCGTGATTCTGGCGATGCCCGCGGTGCGGGACCGGATTCCGGTGATTGTTGATGAGGTGACAACCCTGTGCGGACCTGGGGAGATGATTGATGTGGTGGTGACGGAACTGGGAATTGCCATCAACCCGAAGAGGCAGGATTTGCTTGCGGCGGTCAAGGGTAAGGGTCTGCCGTTAAAGAGTTTGGAGGAGATGAAGGCAGAGGTTGAGCGTCTCTGCGGCAGACCGAAAAAGCCGGAGCGGTCAAGCAAAGTTGTTGCAGTTGTCAAATGGGTTGATGGGACAGTTTTGGACTCGGTTTTCCAGATTTTAGATAAAGCGTAG
- a CDS encoding winged helix-turn-helix domain-containing protein: MTKKCSQNRSALLKPLLGSPLREWILLILFTRDAAYPREIAEETNAALRAVQRQLKTLEDYGVVYSRRRGKIRLFYLNPRYPFRRELEALLKKVLELLPAKERERYYIPRLRPRIPGKPVRYVPSR, from the coding sequence ATGACTAAAAAATGTAGTCAAAACCGCTCGGCATTACTGAAGCCACTTTTGGGCTCGCCGCTGCGCGAGTGGATACTGCTCATCCTCTTTACCCGCGATGCCGCATATCCCCGGGAAATCGCTGAAGAAACAAACGCTGCCCTGCGGGCGGTTCAGCGACAGCTGAAAACCCTTGAGGATTATGGTGTTGTTTACAGCCGGCGCCGGGGTAAAATCAGGCTGTTCTACCTTAACCCCCGCTACCCCTTTCGCCGGGAACTTGAAGCCCTTTTGAAAAAGGTGCTGGAACTCTTGCCAGCGAAAGAAAGGGAACGCTACTATATTCCCCGTCTTCGTCCCCGAATCCCAGGCAAACCAGTAAGGTATGTCCCGAGCCGTTAA
- a CDS encoding HPr family phosphocarrier protein produces MIRENIKIGGPVGLHARPAAEFVKIAERFKSKVRLSKDGIWVNGKSILAILSLAAEKGSLVTLEVTGEDEEEAFRALKEKLTSDDA; encoded by the coding sequence ATGATTAGAGAGAACATCAAAATTGGCGGTCCGGTCGGATTGCATGCCCGACCAGCAGCAGAATTCGTTAAGATAGCAGAAAGGTTCAAATCAAAGGTGAGATTGTCAAAGGATGGTATCTGGGTCAACGGTAAGAGTATCTTAGCAATTCTCTCTCTTGCTGCGGAAAAGGGGAGTTTAGTTACATTAGAGGTTACAGGTGAGGATGAAGAGGAGGCTTTTAGAGCCTTGAAGGAGAAACTGACCTCGGATGATGCATAA